The proteins below come from a single Nocardioides eburneiflavus genomic window:
- a CDS encoding NYN domain-containing protein, whose product MESTGAADRIAVMIDADNTRPAYADEVLGEVAKYGDPTIRRVYGDWTNPHLTQWARKLNRLGLRAMHQNAYTSGKNSTDLALVIDAMDLLYDGNVEAFALVTSDSDFTSLAHRLRESGKRVYVLGENKAPESLRNACDKFIDLAVVTDRDDDGDDTEDEADDATDEKTPSINLQSALTRAVNAVSDDDGWALLPALGNQLIRTHPSFDARNFAGPGARLSTLVAAQPYLETSGSGNQLLVRLKGTRPASARAASKNKAAPTKAAPTKAAPTQPAPTEAAPPKVTTTRRSARKSASKKS is encoded by the coding sequence ATGGAGTCCACCGGAGCAGCCGATCGGATCGCGGTGATGATCGACGCCGACAACACCAGGCCGGCGTACGCCGACGAGGTGCTGGGCGAGGTCGCGAAGTACGGCGACCCGACGATCCGGCGCGTCTACGGCGACTGGACCAACCCCCACCTCACCCAGTGGGCGCGCAAGCTCAACCGCCTCGGCCTGCGCGCGATGCACCAGAACGCCTACACGTCGGGCAAGAACTCCACCGACCTCGCCCTCGTGATCGACGCGATGGACCTGCTCTACGACGGCAACGTCGAGGCCTTCGCGCTCGTCACCAGCGACAGCGACTTCACGAGCCTCGCCCACCGGTTGCGCGAGTCGGGCAAGAGGGTCTACGTCCTCGGCGAGAACAAGGCGCCGGAGTCGCTGCGCAATGCGTGCGACAAGTTCATCGATCTCGCGGTGGTCACCGACCGGGACGACGACGGTGACGACACCGAGGACGAGGCCGACGACGCCACGGACGAGAAGACCCCGTCGATCAACCTCCAGAGTGCCCTGACCCGCGCGGTCAACGCCGTCTCGGACGACGACGGTTGGGCGCTGCTGCCCGCCCTGGGCAACCAGCTCATCCGCACCCACCCGTCGTTCGACGCCCGCAACTTCGCCGGACCGGGCGCCCGGCTCAGCACGCTCGTCGCGGCCCAGCCCTACCTCGAGACCTCGGGCTCGGGCAATCAGCTGCTGGTGCGGCTCAAGGGCACCCGGCCCGCGAGCGCCAGGGCGGCGTCGAAGAACAAGGCAGCGCCGACCAAGGCAGCACCCACCAAGGCAGCGCCGACTCAGCCCGCACCGACCGAGGCCGCGCCACCGAAGGTCACCACCACCCGGCGGTCCGCGAGGAAGTCGGCCAGCAAGAAGTCCTGA
- a CDS encoding nucleoside deaminase: MIDTAEQTFLDLAIEQARIGWQEGGIPIGAALVHDGEVLAVGRNRRVQMGSAIRHGETDCIENAGRLPARVYRASTLYTTLSPCFMCAGTAVLYDIPRIVIGENRTFEASESWLASRGVELVVADDAECKALMDTMIAEKPELWAEDIGEEA, from the coding sequence ATGATCGACACAGCGGAGCAGACCTTCCTCGACCTCGCGATCGAGCAGGCGCGGATCGGCTGGCAGGAAGGCGGGATCCCGATCGGGGCCGCCCTCGTCCACGACGGCGAGGTGCTGGCCGTCGGCCGCAACCGCCGCGTCCAGATGGGCTCGGCGATCCGTCACGGCGAGACCGACTGCATCGAGAACGCCGGGCGCCTCCCCGCGCGGGTCTACCGGGCCAGCACCCTCTACACCACGCTGTCGCCGTGCTTCATGTGCGCCGGCACGGCGGTGCTCTACGACATCCCGCGGATCGTCATCGGGGAGAACCGCACGTTCGAGGCCTCCGAGTCGTGGCTGGCCTCGCGCGGCGTCGAGCTGGTCGTGGCCGACGACGCCGAGTGCAAGGCGCTGATGGACACGATGATCGCGGAGAAGCCCGAGCTGTGGGCCGAGGACATCGGGGAGGAGGCGTGA
- the msrB gene encoding peptide-methionine (R)-S-oxide reductase MsrB translates to MAYDVQKTDEQWREELTPEEYAVLRQAGTERAFTGEYTDTETEGTYSCKACGSELFTSDTKFHSGCGWPSFYQPMTDTVEYIEDNSHGMKRVEVRCAKCGSHLGHVFPDGFGTPTGDRYCINSISITLNEKK, encoded by the coding sequence ATGGCCTACGACGTGCAGAAGACCGACGAGCAGTGGCGCGAGGAGCTCACCCCCGAGGAGTACGCCGTGCTGCGCCAGGCCGGCACCGAGCGCGCCTTCACCGGCGAGTACACCGACACCGAGACCGAGGGCACCTACTCGTGCAAGGCCTGCGGGTCCGAGCTGTTCACCAGCGACACCAAGTTCCACTCCGGCTGCGGCTGGCCGAGCTTCTACCAGCCGATGACCGACACCGTGGAGTACATCGAGGACAACTCCCACGGCATGAAGCGCGTCGAGGTCCGCTGCGCGAAGTGCGGCTCGCACCTCGGCCACGTCTTCCCCGACGGGTTCGGCACGCCGACGGGCGACCGCTACTGCATCAACTCGATCAGCATCACGCTCAACGAGAAGAAGTGA
- the hemG gene encoding protoporphyrinogen oxidase has translation MTRDAVVVGGGIAGLVAARGLAATGRDVLLLEGSPQVGGKVRSAEVAGLTVDVGAEAMLARRPEGLALATEIGAEVVHPTAVTSAVWSRGALRTLPRSLMGVPLDLDRLAASGVLSPEGLARARHELDTPVGDDVSVGDLVAARLGDELVDRLVEPLLGGVYAGHARRISAAAAVPQLLAMARRGSLLEQAAAVPPSTAPVFASLPGGMGRLPGLVVDGGGFEVRTSATVRALRRTAGGWALTVGPTTHPETVEAAAVVLATPASPTARLLGEVLPDAAAELSAIEAASVAVVTLALRARDVPDALVERSGFLVPPVEQRTIKASTFSFAKWAWVRDLDPDVVVLRTSLGRHGEETTLQATDDGLVRVSLADLAAMAGITAQPLDTHVQRWGGGLPQYAVGHLDRVARIRAAVAAQPGLAVCGAAYDGVGIPAVIGSARQAVASVTRAE, from the coding sequence GTGACGCGTGACGCAGTGGTCGTGGGCGGGGGGATCGCCGGACTGGTCGCGGCCCGGGGCCTCGCCGCCACCGGTCGCGACGTGCTCCTGCTCGAGGGGTCACCGCAGGTCGGCGGCAAGGTGCGCAGTGCCGAGGTGGCCGGGCTCACGGTCGACGTCGGGGCCGAGGCCATGCTGGCCCGCCGCCCGGAGGGCCTCGCCCTGGCCACCGAGATCGGCGCCGAGGTGGTCCACCCGACCGCGGTCACGTCCGCCGTCTGGTCGCGCGGCGCGCTGCGCACGCTGCCGCGCTCGCTGATGGGCGTGCCCCTCGACCTCGACCGACTCGCCGCCAGCGGAGTGCTCAGCCCGGAGGGCCTGGCCCGCGCGCGCCACGAGCTCGACACCCCCGTGGGCGACGACGTGTCCGTGGGCGACCTGGTCGCGGCGCGGCTCGGCGACGAGCTCGTGGATCGTCTGGTCGAACCGCTGCTCGGAGGCGTGTACGCCGGGCACGCCCGCCGCATCTCGGCCGCGGCGGCCGTGCCGCAGCTGCTCGCGATGGCGCGCCGCGGGAGCCTGCTCGAGCAGGCTGCGGCGGTCCCGCCGTCGACCGCGCCGGTCTTCGCCTCACTTCCCGGCGGCATGGGTCGCCTGCCCGGGCTGGTCGTCGACGGCGGCGGCTTCGAGGTGCGGACCTCGGCGACCGTGCGCGCGCTGCGGCGTACGGCCGGCGGGTGGGCGCTGACGGTCGGCCCGACGACCCACCCCGAGACGGTCGAGGCCGCCGCGGTCGTGCTGGCCACCCCCGCGTCGCCCACCGCGCGGCTGCTGGGGGAGGTGCTCCCCGACGCGGCCGCTGAGCTGTCGGCGATCGAGGCTGCGAGCGTCGCCGTCGTCACGCTCGCCCTCCGCGCGCGGGACGTCCCCGACGCACTCGTCGAGCGGTCCGGCTTCCTCGTGCCACCGGTCGAGCAGCGCACCATCAAGGCCTCGACCTTCTCCTTCGCCAAGTGGGCGTGGGTGCGCGACCTCGACCCCGACGTCGTCGTGCTGCGCACCTCGCTGGGCCGCCACGGCGAGGAGACGACGCTGCAGGCCACCGACGACGGGCTGGTCCGCGTCTCGCTCGCCGACCTCGCCGCGATGGCCGGCATCACCGCCCAGCCGCTCGACACCCACGTCCAGCGCTGGGGCGGCGGGCTGCCGCAGTACGCCGTCGGCCACCTCGACCGCGTCGCCCGGATCAGGGCCGCGGTCGCGGCACAGCCCGGGCTCGCGGTGTGCGGGGCGGCGTACGACGGGGTCGGCATCCCGGCGGTGATCGGGTCGGCCCGGCAGGCCGTGGCCTCGGTCACACGGGCAGAATGA
- a CDS encoding stealth conserved region 3 domain-containing protein has protein sequence MALTERLGGKVRSAVRRVRRDGPLDIVFVLFNADGMGGTARSGIEQANALLSLDEGHRVRILSVTRSGASTHYRLADGLEVTYLVDVRGERPAAVRGSHAPELADRESVIVPRSWDALYNGLTDATMREALGAIEADVLVTTTPELLAVVAQLAPDDVALVHQEHRASSSRVNDLGALLQFAPRADVVVSLTESMSRWLAGRLGGAAPELQVIPNPLPAHAQARSPLDQQAFVTAGRLAPEKQFEHVVDAFWRIHEQVPGWTLTVWGDGPRADNLAAQVRKLGLEDRVRLPGSTDDLAAEWARASVAVLASRGEGYPLVLQEAMSAGVPPVSYDCPSGPREIITHDVDGLLVPPGSKAALAAAMLRIATDDDLRTSLGAAALERSERWDGRLLAAQWVETFRTAVARRADPLAPRRVLHGLRPGPLGDLPDTTGAAGVTPAQARTAALTALTAAAAATGEGWFVVPARGLDPHPLVVVPSSRRGDFLASLATGAVPDWLSVRDPAERGWPERRGTVTAMTEELARTRTASLFLEPWPMRGGHDGVLGEGVEVGVQFWEESTDGDLLAPGPNRWGDRVPAGTPRTTTTVEGVEVPTLELMALPTVDDCRFDVDVVYTWVDGDDEAWLAARDERITGLGGTPSARASGASRYRSRDELRYSMRSIHLFAPWVRRIHLVTAGQVPAWLDTSHDRVRVVDHRDILPDSALPTFSSHAIETRLHAVPGLADHFVYVNDDVFLGRPRRKEHFFAPGGQYAAFVADHRAVGLPGTDDRPYLSAAQNNRRLLAEAFGVTLTHTMMHSPHPQRRTTLEEISARFPDEVSRTTHAPFRSETDLSMLSSFAQSYGLITGQAFRASAHHGYVDLGHQQLPVQLRQMLKRDRDFFCVADNLLAAFDEERADGLLHEFLEQYFPIAAPWELG, from the coding sequence GTGGCACTGACCGAGAGGCTCGGTGGGAAGGTGCGCTCGGCGGTACGCCGCGTACGCCGCGACGGCCCGCTCGACATCGTCTTCGTCCTGTTCAACGCCGACGGCATGGGCGGCACCGCCCGCTCGGGCATCGAGCAGGCCAACGCGCTGCTCTCCCTGGACGAGGGCCACCGGGTGCGCATCCTCAGCGTGACCCGCAGCGGCGCCTCGACGCACTACCGGCTCGCCGACGGGCTCGAGGTCACCTACCTCGTCGACGTACGCGGCGAGCGTCCCGCCGCGGTCCGCGGCAGCCATGCACCGGAGCTCGCCGATCGGGAGTCGGTGATCGTGCCGCGCAGCTGGGACGCCCTCTACAACGGTCTGACCGACGCCACGATGCGCGAGGCGCTCGGTGCGATCGAGGCCGACGTGCTCGTCACCACCACTCCCGAGCTGCTCGCCGTCGTCGCCCAGCTCGCTCCCGACGACGTCGCTCTGGTGCACCAGGAGCACCGCGCCTCCTCCAGCCGGGTCAACGACCTCGGCGCGCTGCTCCAGTTCGCCCCCCGTGCCGACGTCGTCGTGTCGCTGACCGAGTCGATGTCGCGGTGGCTCGCCGGTCGCCTCGGCGGTGCCGCACCCGAGCTCCAGGTGATCCCGAACCCGCTGCCCGCCCACGCGCAGGCGCGCTCCCCGCTGGACCAGCAGGCCTTCGTGACGGCCGGCCGGCTCGCACCGGAGAAGCAGTTCGAGCACGTCGTCGACGCCTTCTGGCGCATCCACGAGCAGGTGCCCGGCTGGACGCTGACCGTCTGGGGCGACGGACCGCGCGCCGACAACCTGGCCGCGCAGGTGCGCAAGCTCGGTCTCGAGGATCGCGTACGCCTCCCCGGGTCGACCGACGACCTGGCGGCCGAGTGGGCCCGAGCGAGCGTCGCCGTGCTCGCGTCGCGGGGCGAGGGCTATCCCCTGGTCCTGCAGGAGGCGATGTCGGCGGGCGTGCCGCCGGTGTCCTACGACTGCCCGTCGGGCCCGCGCGAGATCATCACCCACGACGTCGACGGGCTCCTCGTCCCGCCGGGCTCCAAGGCCGCGCTCGCCGCCGCGATGCTGCGCATCGCCACCGACGACGACCTCCGCACGAGCCTGGGGGCCGCCGCGCTCGAGCGCTCGGAGCGGTGGGACGGCCGACTCCTCGCCGCGCAGTGGGTGGAGACGTTCCGTACGGCGGTCGCCCGCCGCGCCGACCCGCTCGCGCCGCGCCGCGTGCTGCACGGCCTCCGCCCGGGCCCGCTCGGCGACCTGCCCGACACGACAGGAGCCGCGGGCGTCACGCCCGCCCAGGCGCGTACGGCAGCGCTGACCGCCCTCACCGCCGCGGCCGCCGCGACCGGCGAGGGCTGGTTCGTCGTGCCCGCCCGCGGCCTCGACCCGCACCCGCTGGTCGTCGTGCCGTCGTCACGTCGCGGCGACTTCCTCGCGTCGCTCGCCACGGGCGCGGTCCCCGACTGGCTGTCGGTGCGCGACCCCGCCGAGCGCGGCTGGCCCGAGCGACGCGGCACGGTGACGGCGATGACCGAGGAGCTCGCCCGGACCCGGACGGCCTCGCTCTTCCTCGAGCCGTGGCCGATGCGCGGAGGCCACGACGGCGTCCTCGGCGAGGGCGTCGAGGTGGGCGTGCAGTTCTGGGAGGAGTCCACCGACGGCGACCTGCTCGCACCCGGCCCCAACCGCTGGGGCGACCGCGTCCCGGCCGGCACCCCGCGCACCACGACCACCGTCGAGGGCGTCGAGGTGCCCACGCTCGAGCTGATGGCGCTGCCGACGGTCGACGACTGCCGCTTCGACGTGGACGTCGTCTACACCTGGGTCGACGGCGACGACGAGGCGTGGCTGGCTGCCCGCGACGAGCGGATCACCGGGCTCGGCGGCACTCCGAGCGCCCGGGCGAGTGGCGCCTCGCGCTACCGCAGCCGCGACGAGCTGCGCTACTCAATGCGCAGCATCCACCTCTTCGCGCCGTGGGTGCGCCGCATCCACCTCGTCACCGCCGGCCAGGTGCCGGCCTGGCTCGACACCTCGCACGACCGCGTACGCGTGGTCGACCACCGCGACATCCTCCCGGACTCGGCGCTGCCGACCTTCAGCTCGCACGCGATCGAGACCCGGCTGCACGCCGTGCCCGGCCTCGCCGACCACTTCGTCTACGTCAACGACGACGTGTTCCTCGGGCGGCCGCGACGCAAGGAGCACTTCTTCGCGCCCGGCGGGCAGTACGCCGCCTTCGTCGCCGACCACCGCGCCGTCGGCCTGCCCGGCACCGACGACCGGCCCTACCTCTCGGCCGCGCAGAACAACCGCCGCCTCCTGGCCGAGGCCTTCGGAGTCACGCTGACCCACACGATGATGCACAGCCCGCACCCGCAGCGGCGTACGACCCTCGAGGAGATCTCGGCCCGCTTCCCCGACGAGGTCTCCCGCACCACCCACGCCCCGTTCCGCTCGGAGACGGACCTGTCGATGCTCTCCTCCTTCGCGCAGAGCTACGGGCTGATCACCGGTCAGGCCTTCCGGGCCAGCGCCCACCACGGCTACGTCGACCTCGGCCACCAGCAGCTGCCGGTCCAGCTCCGGCAGATGCTCAAGCGCGACCGCGACTTCTTCTGCGTGGCCGACAACCTCCTCGCCGCCTTCGACGAGGAGCGCGCCGACGGGCTGCTCCACGAGTTCCTCGAGCAGTACTTCCCGATCGCGGCGCCCTGGGAGCTCGGCTGA
- the codB gene encoding cytosine permease, which translates to MSTTSTTAEVVDPDYPVTPVPTHARKSFVSLAIVLLGFTVFTPTMLAGAQLGAAFSLSELVQVILLGSLVLGVYVAVLGWIGARTGLTTVVMSRYVLGQRGAKLASVLLGGTQIGWYGVVIGTIGDLTAQALDWESYPSRAAVMVLASALMCLTACYGYRGMFWVSAISTPLILVLAFWVLLRSLEEVGGWSGLARVEPDATMTWSVAITTVVGTFVSAGTQAPNWTRFARTGGQAVLACAIGFLVGNGLMIFFGATGAMTFGEGDFVLVLYNLGLVGWGLFLLFGNLWKSNADTAYAFGVAGAELFEKPSKLPFVVGGSVIGTVLALVGVQNHLVDYLVLLGVFIPPLGGVIIGDYLARWRDGMPAGHPIAPFHWVNLGIYALASALAYAANETGFFVPPVIGVLVALVLALVAGRRQAVRAG; encoded by the coding sequence GTGAGCACCACGAGCACCACGGCCGAGGTCGTCGACCCGGACTACCCGGTCACCCCCGTCCCGACGCACGCCCGGAAGTCCTTCGTCTCGCTGGCGATCGTGCTCCTCGGCTTCACCGTCTTCACCCCCACCATGCTCGCCGGCGCCCAGCTGGGGGCCGCGTTCTCGCTGTCCGAGCTCGTCCAGGTGATCCTGCTCGGCTCCCTCGTGCTCGGCGTCTACGTCGCGGTGCTCGGCTGGATCGGGGCGCGAACGGGGCTCACCACCGTCGTGATGTCGCGCTACGTGCTCGGCCAGCGCGGCGCCAAGCTCGCCTCGGTCCTGCTCGGCGGCACGCAGATCGGATGGTACGGCGTCGTCATCGGCACGATCGGCGACCTCACCGCGCAGGCGCTGGACTGGGAGTCGTACCCGTCCCGTGCGGCGGTGATGGTCCTGGCGAGCGCCCTGATGTGCCTGACGGCGTGCTACGGCTACCGCGGGATGTTCTGGGTCTCGGCGATCTCGACGCCCCTGATCCTGGTGCTGGCCTTCTGGGTGCTGCTGCGCTCGCTCGAGGAGGTCGGCGGCTGGTCCGGCCTGGCCCGGGTCGAGCCGGACGCCACGATGACGTGGTCGGTGGCGATCACCACCGTCGTCGGGACGTTCGTCTCCGCCGGCACCCAGGCCCCCAACTGGACGCGCTTCGCGCGGACCGGCGGCCAGGCCGTGCTGGCGTGCGCGATCGGGTTCCTGGTCGGCAACGGGCTGATGATCTTCTTCGGCGCCACGGGTGCGATGACCTTTGGCGAGGGCGACTTCGTCCTCGTGCTCTACAACCTCGGGCTCGTCGGATGGGGCCTGTTCCTCCTCTTCGGTAACCTCTGGAAGTCCAACGCCGACACCGCGTACGCCTTCGGGGTCGCCGGGGCCGAGCTCTTCGAGAAGCCGTCCAAGCTCCCGTTCGTGGTGGGCGGCTCCGTGATCGGCACCGTGCTGGCGCTCGTGGGGGTGCAGAACCACCTCGTCGACTACCTGGTGCTGCTCGGGGTGTTCATCCCGCCGCTCGGCGGCGTGATCATCGGCGACTACCTGGCCCGCTGGCGCGACGGCATGCCCGCGGGGCACCCGATCGCTCCCTTCCACTGGGTCAACCTCGGGATCTACGCCCTGGCCAGCGCCCTGGCGTACGCAGCCAACGAGACCGGGTTCTTCGTCCCGCCGGTGATCGGGGTGCTCGTCGCCCTCGTCCTGGCGCTGGTGGCCGGGCGCCGACAGGCGGTCCGGGCCGGCTGA
- a CDS encoding ATP-dependent DNA ligase: protein MDLPVMPPVQPMLAKSVSGVPDPAKHGGLSFEPKWDGFRCLVFKDGDEVELASRNTKPLTRYFPEVVEACRAQLPDRVVLDGEIFVGLRGPDGWRLEFETLQERIHPAASRVDKLAVETPAGFVAFDLLALGDESFLGRPFSERRAALVEALGHLDGTGPCFLTRTTEDSAEAERWFEEFEGAGLDGVVAKPLGAAYEPNKRTMLKIKHERTADVVLAGYREHKTSTPEEPLVGSLLLGLYDEAGELQHIGVSASFTAARRAELWRELQPLVCDIADHPWGRWNEFLTANPDRVPGTQSRWSAGKDLGFTALRPERVLEVKYDHMEGRRFRHTAHFKRWRTDRDPESCGYAQLDEPAGYDLTRILSTEPGGAS, encoded by the coding sequence GTGGACCTTCCCGTGATGCCGCCCGTGCAGCCGATGCTGGCCAAGAGCGTCAGCGGCGTGCCGGACCCGGCGAAGCACGGCGGGCTGAGCTTCGAGCCCAAGTGGGACGGCTTCCGCTGCCTGGTCTTCAAGGACGGCGACGAGGTCGAGCTCGCCAGCCGCAACACCAAGCCGCTGACCCGCTACTTCCCCGAGGTCGTCGAGGCCTGCCGCGCGCAGCTCCCCGACCGGGTCGTGCTCGACGGCGAGATCTTCGTCGGCCTCCGGGGCCCGGACGGCTGGCGGCTCGAGTTCGAGACGCTCCAGGAGCGCATCCACCCCGCTGCCAGCCGCGTCGACAAGCTCGCCGTGGAGACGCCGGCCGGGTTCGTGGCCTTCGACCTGCTCGCCCTCGGGGACGAGTCCTTCCTCGGTCGCCCGTTCTCCGAGCGCCGCGCCGCCCTCGTCGAGGCCCTCGGCCACCTCGACGGCACCGGGCCCTGCTTCCTCACCCGCACCACCGAGGACTCCGCCGAGGCCGAGCGGTGGTTCGAGGAGTTCGAGGGCGCGGGGCTCGACGGGGTCGTGGCCAAGCCGCTCGGGGCGGCGTACGAGCCCAACAAGCGCACCATGCTCAAGATCAAGCACGAGCGCACCGCCGACGTCGTCCTCGCCGGCTACCGCGAGCACAAGACCTCCACCCCCGAGGAGCCGCTGGTCGGCTCACTGCTGCTCGGCCTGTACGACGAGGCGGGCGAGCTCCAGCACATCGGCGTCTCGGCCAGCTTCACCGCCGCGCGCCGCGCCGAGCTGTGGCGCGAGCTGCAGCCGCTGGTCTGCGACATCGCCGACCACCCGTGGGGCCGGTGGAACGAGTTCCTCACCGCCAACCCCGACCGCGTCCCCGGCACCCAGAGCCGGTGGAGCGCCGGCAAGGACCTCGGGTTCACCGCGCTGCGCCCCGAGCGGGTGCTGGAGGTGAAGTACGACCACATGGAGGGTCGGCGCTTCCGCCACACTGCGCACTTCAAGAGGTGGCGCACCGACCGCGACCCGGAGTCCTGCGGCTACGCGCAGCTCGACGAGCCGGCCGGCTACGACCTCACTAGAATCCTCAGTACCGAACCCGGAGGCGCGTCATGA
- the hemQ gene encoding hydrogen peroxide-dependent heme synthase yields the protein MSTESPDAKTNAARTRELNDTIRYTMWSVFRLRDVLGDADRAAEATDVEALFEVLAEQDVTVRGLYDVSGLRADSDLMVWWHAADSQQLQGAYNAFRRTSFGRRLEPVWSQMALHRPAEFNKSHIPAFLADEEPRAHVCVYPFVRSYEWYLLDDAERRRMLAQHGQQARGYADVRANTVASFALGDYEWMLAFEADELHRIVDLMRDLRASDARRHVREEVPFYTGARVTPAELLGRLP from the coding sequence ATGAGCACCGAGTCCCCCGACGCGAAGACCAACGCCGCCCGCACGCGTGAGCTCAACGACACGATCCGCTACACGATGTGGTCGGTGTTCAGGCTGCGCGACGTCCTCGGCGACGCCGACCGGGCCGCAGAGGCGACCGACGTCGAGGCGTTGTTCGAGGTGCTCGCCGAGCAGGACGTGACGGTCCGCGGGCTCTACGACGTCAGCGGCCTGCGCGCCGACTCCGACCTCATGGTGTGGTGGCACGCCGCCGACTCGCAGCAGCTCCAGGGTGCCTACAACGCGTTCCGCCGCACGTCGTTCGGCCGTCGCCTCGAGCCGGTCTGGTCGCAGATGGCGCTGCACCGTCCGGCGGAGTTCAACAAGTCGCACATCCCGGCGTTCCTCGCCGACGAGGAGCCGCGGGCGCACGTGTGCGTCTACCCGTTCGTGCGGTCCTACGAGTGGTACCTCCTCGACGACGCCGAGCGCCGTCGGATGCTGGCCCAGCACGGCCAGCAGGCCCGCGGCTACGCCGACGTGCGCGCCAACACCGTCGCGTCGTTCGCCCTCGGCGACTACGAGTGGATGCTCGCGTTCGAGGCCGACGAGCTGCACCGCATCGTCGACCTGATGCGCGACCTGCGCGCCTCCGACGCCCGCCGCCACGTCCGCGAGGAGGTGCCGTTCTACACCGGCGCCCGGGTGACGCCGGCAGAGCTGCTCGGCCGCCTGCCCTGA
- a CDS encoding DNA polymerase domain-containing protein — protein MAKASEAYVRAGEREVRISSPERVIYEATDRTPAVTKLMVAEYFTSVEEGLMRALRDRPTALERWTSGVRPGMKLATGPQDRNADAFYQKRVPKGAPDYLESVQITFPSGRTADEICPTEIAVPVWCAQMGTLTFHPWPVRRDDVDHPDELRIDLDPQPGTTFADAVRVAGVARELLSDLGMTGFAKTSGNRGIHVYVRIEPRWDFAEVRHAAIAFGRELEKRDDGVTTAWWKEERGERIFVDFNQNTRDRTIASAYSLRPIPGAPVSTPLAWDELSDLTDPHHLNLFSVPSRLMLDGDPWEGIDDVHHSLQPLLDLWDEHPVELNFPPDHPKMPGEPPRVQPSKKVEAHWDAEGNRIAD, from the coding sequence ATGGCGAAGGCGTCGGAGGCGTACGTCCGGGCGGGGGAGCGCGAGGTCAGGATCTCCTCGCCGGAGCGGGTGATCTACGAGGCGACCGATCGCACGCCCGCGGTGACCAAGCTCATGGTCGCGGAGTACTTCACGAGCGTCGAGGAGGGCCTCATGCGGGCCCTGCGCGACCGGCCGACGGCCCTGGAGCGGTGGACCTCCGGCGTACGCCCCGGCATGAAGCTGGCGACTGGGCCGCAGGACCGCAACGCCGACGCGTTCTACCAGAAGCGGGTGCCCAAAGGGGCGCCCGACTACCTCGAGTCGGTGCAGATCACCTTCCCGTCGGGGCGTACGGCCGACGAGATCTGCCCCACCGAGATCGCGGTGCCGGTGTGGTGCGCGCAGATGGGCACGCTGACCTTCCACCCCTGGCCGGTGCGGCGCGACGACGTCGACCACCCCGACGAGCTGCGCATCGACCTCGACCCGCAGCCGGGCACGACCTTCGCCGACGCCGTACGGGTCGCGGGCGTGGCACGTGAGCTGCTGTCGGACCTCGGCATGACCGGCTTCGCGAAGACCTCGGGCAACCGGGGGATCCACGTCTACGTACGGATCGAGCCGCGGTGGGACTTCGCCGAGGTGCGGCACGCCGCGATCGCGTTCGGTCGCGAGCTGGAGAAGCGCGACGACGGCGTGACCACGGCGTGGTGGAAGGAGGAGCGGGGGGAGCGGATCTTCGTCGACTTCAACCAGAACACCCGGGACCGCACGATCGCCTCGGCCTACTCGCTGCGCCCGATCCCCGGCGCGCCGGTGTCGACCCCCCTGGCGTGGGACGAGCTCTCCGACCTGACCGACCCCCACCACCTCAACCTGTTCTCCGTGCCCTCGCGCCTCATGCTGGACGGCGACCCGTGGGAGGGGATCGACGACGTGCACCACTCGCTCCAGCCCCTGCTGGACCTGTGGGACGAGCACCCGGTCGAGCTCAACTTCCCGCCCGACCACCCCAAGATGCCCGGTGAGCCGCCGCGGGTGCAGCCGAGCAAGAAGGTCGAGGCGCACTGGGACGCCGAGGGGAACCGGATCGCCGACTGA